The following proteins come from a genomic window of Vallitaleaceae bacterium 9-2:
- a CDS encoding ABC transporter permease: MRILKHGFLSLVRKPAKVLMIFAILFVVFSLLFTGVIIQNSIDESKVFIRKQLGAAVEYKADYQKAYSEELEEEEYMKLQLSKTVAEDIAKDPVVQQVYYSNSNSLMSKELKTAEYWERDGQKEYYDNTYIDEDGNEIKDNVYFQLNGGNVAEPLEFSEGDYYLVDGEFPTQDQVKEGYPYVLITRELAERNNFVTGDLIELFDWEENTYDLEIVGIYDGIQEGHMGNNLFVSYEFIREMNMNMYPDDEEMMEYVNRIIFMLADPLEVDGFVERNTSKLPSEYNYLDAATTQFDTLTKPLDLISLIASLLIWVVFGAGIIIIIAIVSIFVRDRKFEVGLLLSSGESKLRIVMQFIYEILCIGLVAFVLAILMSNISSAFVSDWIVENQLVEEEAAPGSRDDMYFGYYDTNVFGDVDMNNIAEDFNVSMNQEVILKLFVINIALLIFASLVPLSIIMMFNPRQVLQD, from the coding sequence GGCAAAAGTATTAATGATTTTTGCAATATTATTTGTTGTATTTAGTCTGCTGTTTACAGGTGTCATCATTCAAAACAGTATTGATGAGTCAAAGGTGTTTATACGAAAACAGCTAGGTGCAGCAGTTGAATATAAGGCAGATTATCAGAAGGCATACAGTGAAGAGCTTGAAGAGGAAGAATATATGAAGTTGCAGCTATCAAAAACAGTTGCAGAAGACATTGCAAAAGATCCGGTTGTTCAGCAAGTCTATTATTCCAACTCTAACTCGCTCATGAGCAAAGAATTAAAGACGGCGGAGTATTGGGAGCGTGACGGTCAAAAAGAATATTATGACAATACATACATTGATGAAGACGGTAATGAAATCAAAGACAATGTATACTTCCAATTAAATGGAGGAAATGTTGCTGAACCCCTTGAATTTTCCGAAGGAGATTATTACTTGGTGGATGGAGAGTTCCCGACCCAAGATCAAGTAAAAGAAGGCTATCCCTATGTTTTAATTACGCGTGAGCTTGCAGAACGTAATAATTTTGTGACGGGTGATCTTATTGAATTGTTTGACTGGGAAGAAAACACATATGACCTTGAAATCGTAGGAATATATGATGGTATTCAAGAAGGACATATGGGCAATAACCTTTTTGTGTCCTATGAATTTATTCGTGAAATGAATATGAATATGTATCCTGATGATGAAGAGATGATGGAATACGTAAACCGTATTATTTTCATGTTAGCTGACCCACTAGAAGTTGACGGTTTTGTTGAACGTAACACGAGCAAATTACCATCAGAATATAACTATCTTGATGCGGCAACAACACAATTTGATACCTTGACAAAACCTTTGGATTTAATTTCTCTTATTGCATCCTTACTTATCTGGGTTGTCTTTGGCGCCGGAATTATCATTATTATAGCTATCGTTAGTATCTTTGTCCGTGACCGTAAGTTTGAAGTGGGGCTATTGCTTTCAAGCGGTGAATCAAAGCTACGTATTGTTATGCAGTTTATTTATGAGATTTTATGTATTGGACTGGTAGCCTTTGTATTAGCTATTTTGATGAGTAATATCTCCAGTGCATTTGTCAGTGATTGGATTGTAGAAAATCAGCTGGTTGAAGAAGAAGCAGCACCGGGAAGTAGAGATGATATGTATTTTGGATATTATGATACGAATGTATTTGGTGATGTGGATATGAATAATATCGCAGAAGACTTTAATGTATCGATGAATCAAGAAGTTATTTTGAAATTGTTTGTGATTAATATTGCATTACTAATCTTTGCAAGTTTAGTTCCGTTGTCGATTATAATGATGTTTAATCCAAGGCAAGTACTGCAAGACTAA
- a CDS encoding ABC transporter ATP-binding protein, whose protein sequence is MAQEKEIQFELKDISYSYIDGGKKRVILNGLSYAFEKGKFYTILGPSGSGKSTLLALASALDKPESGRIEYEGQDIQKIGFTKYRRNCMAIIFQKYNLTDYLNGVENVESSFYITDKKAPPNKKELSYKILSSVGIVQSKADRRVNKLSGGEQQRVAIARALAKDVSLVFGDEPTGALDTATSHEVIELFKRLSKEYGKTIILVTHSDEVAASSDIALRLHEGKLEEMKGNA, encoded by the coding sequence ATGGCACAAGAAAAAGAAATACAATTTGAATTAAAAGATATTAGTTATAGTTATATAGATGGTGGTAAAAAACGTGTTATTCTCAATGGTTTATCCTATGCCTTTGAAAAGGGAAAGTTCTACACGATTTTAGGTCCATCAGGTTCAGGAAAGAGTACACTTCTAGCGTTGGCAAGTGCTCTTGATAAGCCCGAATCCGGTCGTATTGAATACGAAGGTCAAGATATTCAAAAGATTGGATTCACAAAATATCGACGAAACTGCATGGCGATTATTTTCCAAAAATATAACTTAACGGACTACCTTAATGGGGTTGAAAATGTTGAATCCAGTTTTTATATTACGGATAAAAAAGCACCACCAAATAAAAAAGAGCTTTCATATAAGATATTAAGTAGTGTAGGGATTGTTCAATCTAAAGCAGATCGTCGGGTTAACAAACTTTCCGGTGGAGAGCAGCAAAGGGTGGCTATAGCTAGAGCCCTAGCAAAAGACGTCTCCTTGGTTTTTGGTGATGAGCCGACGGGCGCACTAGATACCGCGACATCACATGAAGTTATTGAATTATTTAAGCGATTATCAAAAGAGTATGGCAAGACGATTATTCTTGTAACGCACTCCGATGAAGTTGCTGCATCTTCAGATATTGCATTACGTTTGCATGAGGGAAAACTGGAAGAGATGAAAGGAAACGCCTAA
- a CDS encoding PASTA domain-containing protein — translation MSKEPGKKSFLDEFSEPKPESFGEEVFVANKRNYKPIIIGGSIGIVIVIILLYFLVFRGVEVPDMSEWNVGQVKEWTEKNKVTLIAKQAFNLEIDNDYVVEQSVAPGERIRKGKELEVIFSKGADPEEKIQMIDLDNATYPEIQQWVEDNHLTGVTIKRENSETVEADAVIEYKIIDGSEDDFLRKNRVRITVSRGPEEVSDVIKIKDFYRSTKNEVNKWAEENDILVSFSEEESEYVEAGLVIRQSVKGGEEMPRKDTLEVVISLGESVELPDFVGLTSSEASSLAGLKNIQIFVREVDSTRDSGLVVSQDLEPGTSILSDEIVTLKVSKGNASVPSFVNLDKQSAEVLAQSMDIKVIFKEVETVDKTNETILSQSIKKGAMIDESDTVILEVAKNSGVQVIDMTEMSKFEAELWATQNEISLTFIERYSDQYPFDTLFGQSVVEGIIPAGEQMYVYQSLGKITIDNFKGKSRLELLDWQKNINSKGGNVLVTYEYVVDTNETRGTILEQSIKEDYIALNAIVHVEVSGTDNGVIVPKMASWDKAEIEAWCERNDVPVRFEEYYDEDEPAGEIISQNYREKQIPKDEQLVIRISLGPLGIPDFVGKGRLSLLEWVNEVNSKGADIEVDFSTVKNTTEPKGTILYQSEREEYIDLDEEIDVKISGFDGGTFVRDLTDLSLDEAVAWCAENKIAFDIDKVYHSTADKDIVVDQSYSNDYLPIGKTLVIEISQGKVPVEDFTGEKVSKILEWQKEVNREGAKIDLDFNRSYDKDDIIVDQSPSGGYADVGDDIRVTLEALPEPEPTPEPTPEPTPEPDPEVTPTPEPEVTPEPETTP, via the coding sequence ATGTCAAAAGAACCTGGAAAAAAGAGTTTTTTAGACGAATTTTCTGAGCCGAAGCCTGAAAGCTTCGGCGAAGAAGTTTTTGTCGCCAATAAAAGAAATTATAAACCGATTATTATCGGAGGTTCCATAGGTATCGTCATTGTGATTATTCTTCTCTATTTCTTAGTCTTTAGAGGTGTTGAAGTTCCTGATATGAGTGAATGGAACGTCGGTCAGGTTAAAGAATGGACCGAAAAAAACAAAGTCACCTTAATTGCCAAACAGGCGTTTAATCTAGAAATAGACAATGATTATGTCGTAGAGCAAAGTGTAGCTCCAGGAGAGCGGATACGAAAAGGAAAAGAGCTTGAAGTTATTTTTTCTAAGGGAGCCGATCCAGAAGAAAAAATTCAAATGATTGACCTTGATAATGCTACTTATCCCGAGATTCAACAATGGGTAGAAGACAATCATTTGACAGGGGTCACGATCAAACGAGAAAATAGTGAAACCGTTGAAGCGGATGCCGTTATTGAATATAAAATTATTGATGGATCTGAAGACGACTTTTTACGTAAAAATCGTGTACGTATTACTGTTTCACGAGGACCTGAAGAAGTCTCAGATGTTATAAAAATCAAAGATTTCTACCGATCCACAAAAAATGAAGTGAATAAATGGGCAGAGGAAAATGATATTCTTGTATCTTTTTCAGAAGAAGAGAGTGAATATGTTGAAGCAGGGCTTGTTATTCGCCAAAGTGTTAAGGGTGGAGAAGAGATGCCAAGAAAAGACACGTTGGAAGTCGTAATCTCTCTTGGTGAATCCGTAGAACTCCCTGACTTTGTTGGGTTGACATCTTCAGAAGCCTCTAGTTTAGCTGGACTAAAAAATATTCAGATTTTTGTTCGAGAGGTAGACAGTACACGTGATTCTGGTCTTGTGGTATCTCAGGATTTAGAACCGGGAACGTCAATACTTAGTGATGAAATTGTTACGCTAAAAGTCTCAAAAGGTAATGCGAGTGTTCCAAGTTTTGTAAACCTTGATAAACAATCTGCAGAAGTCTTAGCCCAGTCAATGGATATAAAGGTCATCTTTAAAGAGGTGGAAACTGTAGATAAAACCAATGAGACTATTTTATCTCAAAGCATAAAAAAAGGTGCAATGATTGACGAAAGTGATACAGTTATTCTTGAAGTGGCTAAAAACTCAGGCGTTCAAGTAATTGATATGACTGAGATGTCGAAGTTTGAAGCGGAACTTTGGGCTACTCAAAATGAGATTTCATTGACTTTTATTGAACGTTATAGTGACCAATATCCATTTGATACACTTTTTGGTCAAAGTGTGGTTGAGGGCATCATACCGGCAGGAGAGCAAATGTATGTCTATCAATCCTTAGGCAAAATAACTATTGATAATTTTAAAGGGAAAAGCCGTCTGGAACTTCTTGACTGGCAGAAAAATATTAATTCTAAAGGGGGCAATGTATTAGTAACCTATGAATACGTTGTCGATACGAATGAAACCCGAGGAACCATTTTAGAGCAATCCATCAAAGAAGACTATATTGCATTAAATGCTATTGTTCATGTTGAAGTCTCAGGGACAGATAATGGTGTAATTGTACCGAAGATGGCATCATGGGACAAAGCTGAAATAGAAGCTTGGTGTGAACGTAACGATGTTCCTGTTCGCTTTGAAGAATACTATGATGAAGATGAACCGGCAGGTGAAATTATTTCACAAAATTACCGTGAAAAGCAAATTCCAAAGGATGAGCAACTTGTAATCCGCATCTCACTCGGACCATTGGGAATTCCGGATTTTGTTGGCAAAGGACGTCTTTCTTTATTAGAATGGGTTAATGAGGTAAACTCAAAAGGCGCAGATATCGAAGTGGACTTTAGCACAGTAAAAAATACTACAGAACCAAAAGGAACGATACTTTATCAGTCCGAGCGTGAAGAATATATTGATTTAGATGAAGAGATTGATGTAAAGATTTCCGGATTTGACGGAGGAACCTTTGTCCGTGACTTGACAGATTTATCTCTTGATGAAGCTGTAGCATGGTGTGCGGAGAATAAGATTGCTTTTGATATCGATAAAGTATATCATAGTACTGCAGATAAAGATATTGTAGTCGATCAAAGTTATAGCAATGATTACTTACCTATCGGAAAAACTTTAGTTATTGAAATATCTCAGGGGAAAGTACCTGTAGAAGATTTCACAGGAGAAAAAGTAAGTAAAATCCTAGAATGGCAAAAAGAAGTTAACCGCGAAGGGGCAAAGATTGATTTGGACTTTAATCGTTCATATGATAAAGACGATATTATTGTAGATCAATCGCCAAGTGGAGGTTATGCGGATGTTGGAGATGACATAAGAGTAACGCTTGAAGCGTTGCCTGAACCTGAGCCGACACCGGAACCAACACCAGAGCCAACGCCAGAGCCGGATCCGGAAGTGACGCCAACACCTGAACCGGAGGTTACGCCGGAACCGGAAACAACGCCTTAA